The Meriones unguiculatus strain TT.TT164.6M chromosome 1, Bangor_MerUng_6.1, whole genome shotgun sequence genome has a segment encoding these proteins:
- the LOC132649852 gene encoding basic proline-rich protein-like, with amino-acid sequence MEKPSLPPVPPRPLLCYPGNPAHSPGPPRRGKAQPRYATGRRTHPSKTGPIAAPRRPAPAPFPRREGRASRSPSPRPYWRGASLTQPRLLETERRVPPPSADAIGGRRAPRHLPLESPTYPAPRRPGHRPNKSAPASAGQRTARLPLVLSQPQEGAAIGHGAGPGRSPFRPARGC; translated from the exons atgGAGAAACCGTCTCTGCCGCCTGTACCGCCGCGGCCGCTTCTCTGTTACCCGGGAAATCCCGCCCACTCTCCCGGCCCGCCCCGCCGAGGGAAGGCTCAACCTCGCTACGCCACGGGACGTCGTACCCATCCGTCAAAGACGGGTCCAATCGCCGCGCCGCGCAGGCCTGCTCCCGCCCCCTTCCCTCGCCGGGAGGGGAGAGCGAGCCGCTCACCTTCTCCACGCCCCTATTGGCGGGGAGCGTCCCTAACTCAACCCCGCCTATTGGAGACTGAGCGCCGAGTCCCGCCCCCAAGCGCCGACGCCATTGGAGGGCGGCGAGCACCGCGTCACCTCCCATTGGAGAGCCCCACGTATCCCGCCCCACGCCGCCCCGGCCACAGGCCTAACAAATCGGCTCCCGCCTCCGCCGGTCAGCGCACTGCGAGGCTACCTTTGGTTCTCTCACAGCCCCAGGAAG GAGCCGCCATTGGACACGGCGCCGGTCCAGGAAGGAGCCCATTCCGCCCTGCGCGAGGATGCTGA